Proteins from a genomic interval of Chroococcidiopsis thermalis PCC 7203:
- a CDS encoding HhoA/HhoB/HtrA family serine endopeptidase, with amino-acid sequence MGLSLKTLAFSSTLLVLGGSAGFWGSRYVDLHFSPQPNTISVAVPPTTSGGQTPSVGGLAVASDRNFIATAVQQVGPAVVRINATRKVANQLPEAFNNPLFRRFFGGQKPIPDERIERGTGSGFILSPDGRLLTNAHVVSEARTVQVTLKDGRTFEGKVVGVDPVTDVAVVKINARNLPRVKLGNSKNLIPGQWAIAIGNPLGLDNTVTIGIISATDRTSAQVGVPDKRVTFIQTDAAINPGNSGGPLLNTEGEIVGVNTAIRTDAQGLGFAIPIETAARVANQLFSKGRISHPFLGIQMIDLTPASKTEIAQETDLKVEIDSGVLIVRAIAKSPAAQAGLRAGDVIQKINGKTVAKSLQVQEQVESTTLGTTLTLEVNRQGAIQTFHVKPGAYPADELS; translated from the coding sequence ATGGGTTTGTCGTTAAAAACACTGGCTTTCTCTTCTACTTTACTTGTCTTGGGTGGCAGTGCTGGTTTTTGGGGCAGTCGCTATGTCGATTTGCACTTCTCTCCCCAACCAAACACGATTTCTGTTGCCGTACCACCAACTACTTCAGGAGGACAAACACCGTCAGTGGGAGGATTAGCAGTCGCAAGCGATCGCAATTTTATCGCTACTGCCGTCCAGCAAGTGGGACCAGCTGTCGTGAGAATTAATGCGACCCGTAAAGTTGCCAATCAATTACCCGAAGCATTTAACAATCCTCTATTCCGCCGCTTTTTTGGCGGACAGAAACCGATCCCCGACGAAAGAATCGAACGCGGGACTGGTTCTGGATTTATTCTCAGTCCTGACGGTCGGTTATTGACCAATGCCCATGTCGTCTCCGAGGCAAGAACGGTTCAAGTCACGTTGAAAGACGGTCGCACATTTGAGGGCAAAGTTGTCGGTGTCGATCCGGTCACGGATGTTGCTGTTGTCAAAATTAACGCTCGTAATTTGCCGCGAGTCAAGCTCGGTAACTCAAAAAATTTAATTCCCGGGCAGTGGGCGATCGCGATCGGCAATCCTTTAGGCTTGGATAACACCGTCACGATTGGCATTATCAGCGCTACCGACCGCACGAGCGCCCAAGTTGGCGTACCGGATAAGCGCGTTACATTTATTCAAACTGATGCGGCAATCAATCCTGGTAATTCTGGCGGACCCTTATTAAATACTGAAGGGGAGATCGTGGGTGTCAACACGGCAATTCGTACCGATGCTCAAGGACTCGGTTTTGCCATTCCCATTGAAACTGCTGCCCGCGTTGCCAATCAGTTATTTAGCAAAGGACGCATTAGCCATCCTTTTTTGGGGATTCAAATGATCGATTTAACCCCCGCATCAAAAACTGAAATCGCTCAGGAAACCGATTTAAAGGTTGAAATCGATTCTGGCGTACTCATCGTGCGCGCGATCGCTAAATCTCCGGCGGCTCAAGCTGGGCTGCGGGCGGGAGACGTGATTCAAAAAATCAACGGCAAGACGGTAGCTAAATCGTTACAAGTTCAAGAACAGGTGGAATCAACGACCTTGGGAACAACTTTGACACTAGAAGTCAATCGCCAGGGTGCGATTCAGACTTTTCATGTCAAACCAGGCGCTTATCCCGCCGACGAACTCAGTTAG
- a CDS encoding DUF760 domain-containing protein, protein MTFNPDFLSDREETQANSLLKYLQQQSPEILARVAKSVSPDIQQIISQNVQGLVGMLPSEQFNVKIVTDRENLAGILASAMMTGYFLRQMEQRMQLENLADAATSPQESNGGD, encoded by the coding sequence ATGACCTTTAATCCTGACTTTTTGAGCGATCGCGAAGAAACGCAAGCTAACTCATTGTTGAAATATCTCCAACAGCAATCGCCGGAAATTCTAGCCCGCGTTGCTAAGTCTGTCAGCCCAGACATTCAACAAATCATCTCCCAAAACGTCCAAGGGCTGGTAGGAATGTTACCTTCAGAGCAATTCAACGTGAAAATCGTGACCGATCGCGAGAATCTAGCAGGAATTTTAGCATCAGCCATGATGACAGGATATTTTCTGCGGCAAATGGAACAAAGAATGCAGCTAGAAAATTTAGCTGATGCCGCTACCTCGCCTCAAGAGTCTAATGGTGGAGATTAA
- a CDS encoding peptidoglycan DD-metalloendopeptidase family protein: MAQANPNGTSQTTTCPPAALSRLIRHSVKPGDTLDSIARQYNLIPATLIGMNPILQSRNLPKGKLPVGSKIVIPPYNGIKVNATPGETWQQLAERYQVRSDVLFEANGCQPVAKEVFVPGVNWSPQPPSNTAKGILTEYPLPKAATVALAYGWQLNASTGKVFFHSGLDLEAAVGTPVKAVGAGTVAFAGEQGAYGNLVVINHQEGKQSRYAQLRDLKVKAGQTVKSGQVIGAVGTTGSPTSTQPHLHFEIRYASDLGWVAEDPTAYLKVAKR; the protein is encoded by the coding sequence ATGGCTCAAGCCAATCCGAACGGCACTAGTCAGACGACAACTTGTCCCCCAGCTGCTTTATCTCGCCTAATTCGCCATTCAGTCAAACCAGGCGATACTTTAGACAGCATAGCTCGACAATACAATCTTATTCCAGCTACTCTGATCGGAATGAATCCCATTTTGCAAAGTCGTAATCTGCCAAAGGGAAAGTTGCCAGTTGGCAGTAAGATAGTTATTCCTCCCTATAACGGCATCAAAGTCAATGCCACGCCAGGAGAAACATGGCAGCAGCTAGCCGAAAGGTATCAAGTTCGTTCTGATGTCTTGTTTGAAGCCAACGGCTGTCAACCAGTTGCCAAAGAGGTTTTCGTTCCTGGGGTGAACTGGTCGCCCCAGCCGCCTTCTAATACTGCCAAAGGGATTCTAACAGAGTATCCTTTGCCAAAAGCAGCGACAGTAGCTTTGGCTTATGGCTGGCAGTTGAATGCCAGTACGGGAAAAGTTTTCTTTCACAGTGGTTTAGACTTAGAAGCTGCTGTTGGAACCCCCGTGAAAGCAGTAGGGGCGGGAACTGTGGCTTTTGCTGGCGAACAAGGGGCTTATGGCAATTTAGTCGTCATTAACCACCAAGAGGGTAAACAAAGCCGTTACGCTCAACTGAGAGATCTAAAAGTTAAAGCTGGTCAAACTGTAAAATCGGGGCAGGTAATAGGGGCAGTAGGGACTACAGGTAGTCCTACATCTACTCAACCTCACCTACATTTTGAAATCCGCTACGCTTCTGATTTAGGCTGGGTAGCAGAAGATCCGACAGCGTATTTAAAGGTAGCAAAACGTTAA
- the scpB gene encoding SMC-Scp complex subunit ScpB, translating into MEAILYLKGKPLSVAEIAEYAQCDRPTAEEGLIELIEDYARRDSALEVVETPTGYSLQLRSGFQNLVQRLIPLELGVGALRTLAAIALHSPIAQNQLVELRGSSAYQHVQELVEQGFVRKRRQSDSRSSLLQLTEKFHQYFQVEQLPQLLGQERKQSKYQQLELADDLEDS; encoded by the coding sequence ATCGAAGCAATTCTTTACTTAAAAGGCAAACCGCTATCAGTCGCAGAAATTGCCGAATACGCCCAGTGCGATCGCCCTACGGCTGAAGAAGGACTGATCGAACTGATTGAAGACTACGCCCGTCGCGACAGCGCCTTAGAGGTTGTCGAAACACCTACAGGTTACAGCCTGCAACTGCGCTCTGGTTTTCAAAACTTGGTACAGAGGTTAATTCCTCTCGAACTTGGAGTCGGGGCTTTACGCACGTTAGCAGCGATCGCCCTTCACAGCCCAATTGCTCAAAATCAACTCGTCGAGCTGCGCGGCTCTAGTGCTTACCAACACGTTCAAGAATTGGTAGAACAAGGATTCGTCCGCAAACGCCGCCAGTCAGATTCTCGCTCCTCCCTACTTCAATTAACCGAAAAATTTCATCAATACTTCCAAGTCGAACAACTACCGCAACTTCTGGGGCAGGAACGCAAGCAATCTAAGTATCAGCAGCTAGAGTTGGCTGACGATTTAGAAGATAGCTGA